In Silene latifolia isolate original U9 population chromosome 6, ASM4854445v1, whole genome shotgun sequence, the genomic window TTGTCTGACCTTATTCTCTTTAGTGAAAAATGTATGAGCGACCCCCTTTTTACCAGCTCGTCCAGTTCTTCCAATTCTATGGACATAATCTTCGGTCGTCAGAGGAAAGCTGTAATTGATAACCACCTCGACATCTGGAATATCCAGTCCTCTTGCAGCGACATCCGTTGCTACCTGTAAAAGTAGTTCAGCCACAAATAAAATAGCTATAAGATAAGCCTAACATTTTCCCTCCATCTAGTCCAGTAAATTTCTTATACACTGCTAAAGCAAACAGAAAAACAATTCTTATACAGTCAATTTTACCACAAGTAGCTTTTTGGAACCAGGGattatttacctaaaaaaccCCCCACTAAAATAACTTCCCACCAATCACCACTTTCCATAATAAGGACATTAAGGTCTTTTGTTATGTGATTTTACAATGTGATAATGTAAAACCGTTTTACAGGAGACTTACTCAGAAAAATTGCAATAAAAGTGAAAAGACCACCATTATCTTCCAGTTCTGAGCTTTCAGTTTATCATACAGTCAACTTTACCACAAGTAGTTTTTGGAACCTAATCTTCCAACATTCAGCCATGGCCATAATTGCTTTTGTTCAACCTTACTCCATCCTATGCTTTGGAATTATCTCATTTTCCTTTTAATTGAATCAGTCCAGGTTTCTAAATTCGGTAATTGGATCTAAAATGTCTATTACCCTTGCAATTTTAATTGAAGTAATACAGGTCTTTTATGCCCGATCTAACTAACCCTGATTATTCCACTTTTACCCTTACTAATTGTATTGTATAGCCCACATGTCTCACATATTTGTGTCAAAGGCAAATAGGTCATTTCAGAGAATAGAAGGGAGCAAAATTCCAGTTATACATGTCGAAGCAATAAACaggtacaacaacaacaacaacatcagagccttaatctcaaaatgatttggggtcggctgacataggtgaacgcacacctcaaaatgcgaaaatatagaaaagaaaaagtgaaaaacaaaaggggagtgaaacataatacaaaagaaGGTAAACttaaggttttaaaatcgaaatccggatttcttttataaaaacttagaatttaaatcgagaatagagattagaacgattttgaaaaccgaagtaaaacataagggcccggaaaaccttaaaagtgaaccaagtattaatatatagGAAAGCTGTTggtaaaaaggtgtaataaaACCGAAAAGAACAAAtacattttttaaaaaattaaataaaaaaacattaaatatttcaaatagcgtcaaatactaaaaatccacatgtatcaattccctccattgtgccctctccgtcaccattccctcatcaagcccgagaaatctcatatcgtgctctatcactctcagccATGTCTGTTTTGGTCTCCCTCTACCCTTAGCAACCCTTTTCTGTGccccaagtctccagcctcctaacgggtgcgtccataggtctccttctcacatggccaaaccatcttagtcggttttccatcatcttgtcctctattggcgccactttcacCTTTTCcttaatcacctcattccttaaacgatctttccttgtatggccgcacatccacctcaacatacgcatctccgccacactcatcttttgaatgtgacaatgtttcacggcctaacactcggagccgtaaagtaaggcatgtctaattgtcgtgcgataaaatttcccctttaatctttggggcatatctttatcgcataaaaaccctgaagcactcttccatttcaaccatcccgctttaattttgtgagccacatctccgtctaactccccatctttttgaataatagatcctagatatctgaaaaaATCTGACCCCTccacaacattcccatcgaaaataatactccctacCTCCACGTTACTGAattgacacctcaaatactcggtcttactcctacttagcctaaacccacgagtctccaaagtatgcctccacaattccaactttctctgaaccccctctttcgtctcatcaatcaacacaatatcatccgcaaacatcatacaccaagggatgtcgtcgtcCTGGATTATCCCTTgacaactcatccataactatagcaaagagaaaaggactaatggtaatgggaaattcttccgttctcccaacattagtgcgaacacttgcactagcccccttatacatgtcctttatgaggtcaaaaTATATTTTCGAGACACACCATTTCTCGCCAAAGCAATAAAGAGGTGATTTAAAAAAATTAGCCATGATCACTTTCTCCTTATAAGGGAAGTTAAACGGCATGATATCgtacaaatatgtattaaaataGCATACCATAAGATTACATGTCCCACTCTTGAACAAGGCAAGAGATTTTGTGCGTCTTCGCTTGTTTACCAAAGCATGTATGCCAACAACATTCAAACCCCTGAAAGCCAAAAAGTAGCAAATATAACATCACGAAACTTAAGTCGAATCTGAAAACCAGTACAAGCACGAAAAATGGGCTTAAATTCTTTACCTTCCTTGTAGAAACCTCTCAACCCTATCGGCTTCTTTCTGGTATAAGACAAAAACTAAAACTCTATTCCtgctcaaaaaaaaaataatatgaagTTTAATTAGATACTCCTGTATCAAAACAGAAATCATGCCATACATAAATCAATGGCCCACACCCAGCCtcatcaattttttttctttatggAATTGCAGGTTAGCTATTGCAAGTTCTTTTCATAGTTAATGACTCCAGACAGTCATAGAGCATTGACAAACTACACAACAAGAATATCCCCAGTCTCTCAATGACTTCGCCTGTCGGGGGAGGGATGGAGGGAGATATTATATGCAACCTTACCCAGTGTTACAATTGCATAAAGGCCATTCCAAAATTATCCAAATCCAAATTGCATTTTAAAATGAATCAACACTCATTACTTCATGATACAAGAAACATAGAGAGACTAGTAATAcatttgttttgctttattccattaTAAAACGAATTGgaagagtaatgagtctttggcCCTAGTAAAAAAAGAAACAAGCATTGCCAGTATGATATCCAGAATGAAATACCTCTGGGACGGATGATATTTATCTAACAGAGTTACAAGGCGTTGATCACGTTTATACTCTTCCAAAACCTACAATAGTACGGTAAGACTTTAAACATTCCTGCATCCTTTACAAAACAATTGTGAAGATCTTTTCAAGTAATAAAAAGGGCTCACCTCTACTATCTGCATGACATCATGGTTTGCAGCCAAATCTTCTGAACCAACCACTACCTAGCGTAGCAaacaaattataaaataattgTAAGAACCAATTCATCAGGGTTGAGGACCGTTGAAATCAATTGCATAGTCTCACCTTAACAGGGTTGGGATCCATAAATTCTTGAGCTAGTTGATGAACCGCAGTAGGCCACGTGGCACTGAACATCACCATTTGCCGGGCTGGAGATTAATATtgttacaaccaaaaccaaaatcagTGTATACAACTTTAGAAACGTAACTAGTTTTCTGAGTAGAAAGTAACCACAGTAACATGGATCATTATTAAGAAAGAACTAAACTCAAACAGAGACATAGTTGCCAGTTGAAGGCTCCCTAATAAGGACAGCTATGTCATCACTACCGTCTTAAATTATCAAGGAAACACCTTTTAAGAAGAGTGGCGGAAGAGACACCATAATTAAGCCAATAACAACTAAACCAGAAGCTAGAGTAAGTGTTCAAGCTAATTGCTAAAAGATGCCTATGAATCATTGGTCACTTAAAAGCATACTTCTCTACCCCTCTATGCCTTCTTCAACAAGATCTGAGACAGAGGTTTGAGCGGCAGTGAGATGAGttatgaaatgaaacaaaagagCAAACACATATTAATAAACATTTAAACATGTGAATGCCAGGTTCACCAACTTTATATCACTAAACATTAACAACTGCGGACTAGATCTTACAATAAGAAGTCACGGTTATTGATTCACTATGTACTTTTTATGGCTAGGTAAATAGAACTGGAGGTCACATTGGGCAGTCTAAAACTCTAGATCATGAATCTCACTGACACGATATAAACACGAGTTACCCTATTCCATGAAGATTTCACCAAAATGTAATGGTTTGGTATTACCATTCATTTGccataatttctataatgttgtGACGACCACCAGATAAAGAACCTAAATTTAGCTAAAAAACGACACATTAACCCAAAATTGCATCCTCTCCATGATAGTTTAGCGTCAGATTCTCGTGATATAAGTTCTCTCGCACTTTGTTTCATAGAAAGAAGGTAACAAAGGTCAAAATAGCCTACCAGAACATGTCTGACTCAAAATAGACCGAACATCTTGTTCAAATCCCATGTCAAGCATACGGTCTGCTTCATCCAAGACCTACAAGGAAGATAGAACTCACACATATGATTTCTTCATAAGTTAGCCCAAACTAAATTGCATTAACAGTGGTGCCTAATATGCAGTAATGCGGAAAGGTGTGAATATGAATGAAATAACTATCAAGTGAAAACAGCAGCTAAGCGGCATACTACATCACCAGAGAATACAAACAGCAACACAATGGGGACATGCCTTTTAGTCACATTGAGCTGCGTACAAACAATAACGGCCAAAGAACCATAGTACAAAAGCAGAAACCTCCTACATAATTGATATCATGGAGCAGTTATGTAATTTGTAGACCTTAATTGGTTATCTCTCTCTTTTTCGGATAACATAGACTGCATATGTATGCTACATACTTACCACAAAAGATGCTTCTTTCAGATTGCATTTACCCATTTCAATCAAGTCCTTCAAACGTCCTGGGGTCGCAATGACAATGTCCTGAAGCCACAATTAAGATGAATATActaaagatcttatgcatataAGACAAGGACATAACTATAAAACAAGAACCCAAAAATTACACGACATTATACTAACACAATATGAGAAATCGGCCCCGTCCCCACAGGCCACAATTGCTCGGTGCCCTACCTCGGTTACAGATTGGTTCCGTAAATAGGCAAACACTCAACAGCAACAAAAATTACTGTATTGATTTATTGCAAGTTGCAACTAAACTTTATCTACAAAAAGTTCGGAGTTGGAACCCAAAAATAAAGCAAACCTTAGTGACTTGTTTAGTTATTTGTAAGAGCAAATTGGGAATTCATGGTGGAAAAAATAAGATTCTCATAATGATGAAGCGTACATGATGGTTGTAGCGACAAGAGAGGTTCAGATCACATATTTGCATAATGATATCATTACTTCTGTTAACATGATTTTTAGGGACGAGGTGCACAAAAGCAAAACGGGAAATAGAAAACTTACAACACCAGATCTTAAGGCAGCCAATTGAGGCCCTTTTGAGGTTCCACCATAAAAGCAAGTAGATTTTACACCACAAGATTGCCCAGCATCAACAAGGACATCTGCAATCTATCATCAACAGATACACGTATCATAAATAACACCTATAGAACACCATCTCCTGAAACGTGAAAGCATAATATCGTAGACAAAAGAAATACATACTTGCTGTGCGAGCTCCCTAGTTGGCGATAACATAAGGCAAAGTGGATTCACTCTCCTCGACTTATCAGCTTTTCTTTTGCCCAGCACATGCATCATTGCTGGTATCCCAAATGCCAAGGTCTTACCTACATTACATACATCATCACGCAAAATCAACATTACACCTCACATACTCTGAGAAAACATTGTAAGATATCGCTTACTGATTCACCTAACTATATACTTCCAACATCATGAACATACATATAGCGTAACAAATCCAACCTACACAATACAAACTGATATCCAGCACGCCATACCTCGTATAAATCAATACACAAACAATGTGTAATAAACCACCTAAACACATTCAATTTCAAATATCACTTGCAAATCACTATGCTCAGCTTCATCTACTAAAGTAGTCAACATTGCGCAATCTCCAATAATGCAACATTTTACAAAACTAAATAATTACATAGTATCATACTCCAAAAGCACAAGTAGACGATTACCTGAGCCAGTTTGAGCAATCCCAATAAAATCGCGACCGTCTAACAAAAAAGGCCAAGCATGAGCTTGAATAGGAGAAGGCTTATCAAAACCTTTACAACACTGCATCACTTCCTTAGGAACTTTAGCCTCATTAAACGACGTCAATGGCGAATACTTGGAGTTACTTGAATCCTTCCCAGAAACAATCACTCCACCATAACTCTTCTTCTGTTCCTCAACAGtttcaacaccaacaacaacatcagCATCATCATTCCCTCCATTAACAAATTTCTCacctttcttcttcttactcttcttcttctccttacTAGACTCCATTTCTCCACCATTTTCAGACCCACTTGCTAAATCATCCCTCTTTTTATCATCTGATTCCAACCCATTTGATACCTTTTCAATCCCTAACTGCCCATTTTGTTGGTTTTCCGTCTCCTCATTGTTcttgttttttttgttctttttcttctttttttcttctttagtGGTTGCGACTATAACTTCTTCTGCTTCATCTTCAGGttgttgaagctttctcttgcgCTTGTGATCTCTGTCTTCATCATCCTTGAATTTTCCAGCCATGGCTAAATTGATTcaaggaggaagagaggaggtAAAGGAAAGAGGGGTTTTAGGGTTTAAGAACGGTGGAGATTGTGTTTTTGTTGAGAGGGGCGACCAGTTTACGCCAAATCGTCCAAAGAATTTGTCACTTAGGTTTCGGCTGCTAAATATCTTTTGCTCCCTAAACTTTATTGAGAAAACTAGTTTGAATCTTAAAATGCGTCTGTGATCGAATAAttaaacttatttataatgcaaaaaaaaaatgttataagcgtttaatgtttacattatatgtctaatgatttgtttacatattattaaaatatctctttcaaaaaaaataaaagattaatatatacgtgggttaactcttatttataatcatataatcaccccaccttatactaatctttcggtgtaggacaattctactatttataagtaatatattcacaaaaattggatttttttttctgatgtgggacaattctaatatttatacgtaatatatatttatcaaacctgcattatttttcagtatgagacaaataacatactcagaattacaccatctttttgcacttagttcgacatctaaccagatctcgaataccgaatacagacaattgctactcattatatctaatagttatatttaaatttaataatatgatcaagtactctccattaatatttgtacgttgtttttcttcaaaaaaaatttaacataattgagataagaaaatttcccgtggtaccccttaattttgttagattttccatgttacctcTATTTTTAAAAATCTGCCTATGGCACctttgaggttccatttttttttgcccatggtaccccctaatgtaaaggctgttaaattgacgttaagtttgatgacgtgacaataaaataacaattaaaaaataataccccctttattgttttattggtacgaatatctctcttttaaatgcaaatttaattaactatatcattataatattgaaaatttctcatggtaaccttgaactttaatagattacacatgctaccatggacgtttgttttctatttttttttatcataattaaaatatgtgcaaatgataagaacctatactctaatgatagaatatgtTTTAAcataattctaattatattatttaaacatagtatatttaccacacctacattatttttcaatatgggacatataaaatttataggtagaaaatataatgatataaacttttaaaagctctccaagacaatacttaagcgactcaaaagattttgggttgatgcctaagttccaaggatgctcatagaatcacccaccttatgctatatttcgatatgggaaaattctattttttatatgtagtatatttatcacacctatattatttttcaatgtgggagatctaacatactatgaaatacaccatctttaatatgtgcaaattatatgaaatctatatatactctaatgatagcatttcttaccatgaatctaa contains:
- the LOC141587110 gene encoding DEAD-box ATP-dependent RNA helicase 5; amino-acid sequence: MAGKFKDDEDRDHKRKRKLQQPEDEAEEVIVATTKEEKKKKKNKKNKNNEETENQQNGQLGIEKVSNGLESDDKKRDDLASGSENGGEMESSKEKKKSKKKKGEKFVNGGNDDADVVVGVETVEEQKKSYGGVIVSGKDSSNSKYSPLTSFNEAKVPKEVMQCCKGFDKPSPIQAHAWPFLLDGRDFIGIAQTGSGKTLAFGIPAMMHVLGKRKADKSRRVNPLCLMLSPTRELAQQIADVLVDAGQSCGVKSTCFYGGTSKGPQLAALRSGVDIVIATPGRLKDLIEMGKCNLKEASFVVLDEADRMLDMGFEQDVRSILSQTCSARQMVMFSATWPTAVHQLAQEFMDPNPVKVVVGSEDLAANHDVMQIVEVLEEYKRDQRLVTLLDKYHPSQRNRVLVFVLYQKEADRVERFLQGRGLNVVGIHALVNKRRRTKSLALFKSGTCNLMVATDVAARGLDIPDVEVVINYSFPLTTEDYVHRIGRTGRAGKKGVAHTFFTKENKGLAGELVNVLREAGQEIPHDLVKFGTHVKKKESKLYGAHFKEITADAPKSTKITFGDSDDE